One Gavia stellata isolate bGavSte3 chromosome 34, bGavSte3.hap2, whole genome shotgun sequence DNA window includes the following coding sequences:
- the LOC132320188 gene encoding olfactory receptor 10AG1-like, producing MPQRQGLQNHTAGHGFLLLGFSDHANLQDLHFTVFLFIYLMVLVGNGLIVLITGVDPSLHSPMYFFLRNLSFLEICYTSITLPKMLLAFLTEDGWISFLGCAAQLYFLVLLGSTESLLLAATAYDRYVAICDPLHYTLIMNGGLCVRLVVGSWVAVIPVQVGQTYQVFTLPFCASRDLHHFFCDVPPLLELACADTFWNQVMLHTIILVFAVLPFSLIVFSYTQIVRAMLKMPSVLGRHKAFSTCSSHLGVVTLFYGSAMVVYFKRRSTDSADTDKYLALSYTIVTPMLNPVIYSLKNKEVRLALKRLLLRK from the coding sequence ATGCCCCAAAGACAAGGCTTGCAGAATCACACAGCCGGACATGGATTTCTTCTTCTGGGATTTTCTGACCATGCCAACCTGCAAGACTTGCACTTCACAGTCTTCCTGTTCATCTATCTCATGGTCCTCGTAGGGAATGGCCTCATCGTGCTCATCACTGGGGTAGACCCAagcctccacagccccatgtatTTCTTCCTGAGGAACTTATCCTTCCTGGAAATCTGCTATACATCAATCACTCTGCCAAAAatgctgctggctttcctgaCGGAAGATGGCTGGATCTCTTTCCTTGGCTGTGCTGCCCAGCTgtatttcctggttttgctggGAAGCACCGAAAGCCTTCTCCTGGCTGCCACGGCCTACGATCGCTATGTAGCCATCTGTGACCCCCTGCACTATACCCTCATCATGAATGGGGGGCTCTGTGTCAGACTAGTAGTGGGGTCATGGGTGGCTGTCATACCAGTACAAGTAGGGCAGACTTACCAGGTGTTCACTTTGCCCTTCTGTGCATCCCGTGACCTTCAtcacttcttctgtgatgtgCCCCCTCTGTTGGAACTGGCCTGTGCAGACACTTTCTGGAATCAAGTGATGCTACACACCATTATCCTGGTATTTGCagtccttcccttttccttgatAGTTTTTTCTTACACTCAAATTGTCAGGGCTATGCTGAAAATGCCTTCAGTTCTGGGCagacacaaagccttttccacctgctcCTCACACCTTGGGGTGGTGACTCTCTTCTACGGCTCGGCCATGGTTGTGTACTTCAAACGACGGTCAACTGACTCTGCAGATACTGACAAATACCTTGCCCTGTCTTACACAATTGTGACCCCCATGCTTAACCCTGTCATCTATAGCCTAAAGAATAAGGAAGTGAGACTTGCCCTGAAGAGACTCCTGTTGAGAAAGTGA